The following coding sequences are from one Lolium rigidum isolate FL_2022 chromosome 6, APGP_CSIRO_Lrig_0.1, whole genome shotgun sequence window:
- the LOC124667106 gene encoding uncharacterized protein LOC124667106: protein MMHAVQFALTSIFPSSPPHLLCSSQSLNKQFQHQDFKHDAEATIIQTYRKFRAPWSSSPRLPGSLPVIRPMEPARFRYLPGHGGGRGLEEEEDDEGSDAGCFLDVYVHGARGIHNICIYADQDVYARFSLTSSPGHAPALSTRVAAGGGASPRFDERLPPLPVRRGRIGTDALKCEVWMRSVARTVLDDQLLGFALVPLAAVAAADGARLTQRDFSLSSTDLIHSPAGTVRLSLALRSGGGDPSCSAPAPPERASIASEVVILEPTPVECYSRVEFPDLNVARENEDMAVQCLPFLHLGEAPLPAPEGAMEVGTSPRGETAKPVSSDGAKNASTTTTASDDMAIDISSSDPTKKPRTDAASPETPTSNEGTAAGKEVADVFKSPMGDIDMEAEQSAMQRQIMEMYMKSMQQFTESLGRMNLPMELHGGTGVVMQTEEKKPEKEAKKDGARVFYGSRAFF from the coding sequence ATGATGCACGCTGTGCAGTTCGCACTCACCTCAATTTTTCCTTCCTCACCACCACACCTACTCTGCTCCTCCCAAAGTCTTAACAAACAATTCCAACACCAAGACTTCAAACACGACGCCGAAGCAACAATCATTCAGACATACCGAAAATTCCGAGCTCCATGGTCGTCTAGTCCCCGCCTCCCCGGCTCCCTTCCGGTAATTCGACCGATGGAGCCGGCGAGGTTCCGGTACTTgccgggccatggcggcggcagagggttggaggaggaggaggacgacgaagggaGCGACGCCGGCTGTTTCTTGGACGTGTACGTGCACGGCGCGCGCGGcatccacaacatctgcatctacGCGGACCAGGACGTGTACGCCCGGTTCTCGCTCACGTCCAGCCCGGGCCACGCGCCGGCGCTCTCCACGCGcgtggccgccggcggcggcgccagccCGCGCTTCGACGAGCGCCTCCCGCCTCTTCCCGTCCGGCGCGGACGGATCGGCACCGACGCGCTCAAGTGCGAGGTGTGGATGCGCAGCGTCGCCAGGACCGTCCTCGACGACCAGCTCCTCGGGTTCGCGCTCGTGCCGCTCGCCGCCgtcgcggcggccgacggcgcgcGGCTGACGCAGCGGGACTTCTCCCTCTCGTCCACCGACCTCATCCACTCGCCCGCCGGCACCGTGCGGCTCTCCCTCGCCCTCCGTTCCGGCGGCGGTGACCCCTCGTGcagcgcgccggcgccgccggagcGCGCGTCGATCGCGTCGGAGGTGGTCATCCTCGAGCCGACCCCGGTGGAGTGCTACTCGAGGGTGGAGTTCCCGGACCTCAACGTGGCGAGAGAGAACGAGGACATGGCCGTGCAGTGTCTGCCGTTCTTGCACCTCGGTGAGGCACCGTTGCCGGCACCGGAGGGAGCCATGGAGGTGGGCACGAGCCCACGCGGCGAGACTGCGAAGCCGGTGTCCTCGGACGGGGCCAAGAACGCCTCGACGACCACCACGGCCAGCGACGACATGGCGATCGATATCTCCTCTTCGGACCCGACAAAGAAGCCGCGGACCGACGcagcctcgccggagacgccgacgTCCAACGAAGGGACCGCGGCGGGCAAGGAGGTGGCCGACGTGTTCAAGTCCCCCATGGGCGACATCGACATGGAGGCGGAGCAGAGCGCGATGCAGCGGCAGATCATGGAGATGTACATGAAGAGCATGCAGCAGTTCACCGAGTCGCTAGGCAGGATGAACCTGCCGATGGAGCTCCACGGCGGCACCGGGGTCGTCATGCAGACCGAGGAGAAGAAGCCGGAGAAAGAGGCGAAGAAGGACGGGGCG